Proteins encoded by one window of Burkholderia plantarii:
- a CDS encoding LEA type 2 family protein, translated as MQRRAAVRLLVIGSLPLLTGGCAVLGRDPVRVGVVGLTPLAGQGLEMRFELKLRVQNPNDTPIGYDGLALDLELNGRAFASGVSDARGVVPRFGEVVIGVPITVTAFAAARQAFGFADAAAAGRIPYRLSGKLQAGAFGGVRFTDAGSLSLPAASGGAY; from the coding sequence ATGCAGCGCCGCGCCGCCGTCCGCCTACTCGTAATCGGCAGCCTGCCGCTCCTGACGGGCGGGTGCGCCGTGCTCGGCCGCGATCCGGTGCGGGTCGGCGTGGTGGGGCTGACGCCGCTCGCGGGGCAGGGCCTGGAGATGCGCTTCGAGCTGAAGCTGCGCGTGCAGAATCCGAACGACACGCCGATCGGCTACGACGGCCTCGCGCTCGATCTCGAACTGAACGGCCGCGCCTTCGCGAGCGGCGTCAGCGATGCGCGCGGGGTCGTGCCGCGTTTCGGCGAGGTGGTGATCGGCGTGCCGATCACGGTGACGGCGTTCGCGGCCGCGCGGCAGGCGTTCGGTTTCGCCGACGCGGCGGCGGCGGGGCGCATTCCGTACCGCCTGAGCGGCAAGCTGCAGGCCGGCGCGTTCGGCGGCGTGCGTTTCACCGATGCCGGCTCGCTGAGCCTGCCGGCCGCATCGGGCGGCGCGTACTGA
- a CDS encoding methyltransferase, with protein sequence MTDYPTLQFHDANGVERVLRWRSEAGSPPPKRVVVADDTTTADTAYRLACEGTALVWQGDFQNARQLLQALARRIDRRARKKDADNPVDAFNLHRLAQSQRARTLGMLLIPLEADHSIALRRAPDLREACVEAYGPGGAPSVASLRELLGLIGAHEWRKKGVEIPALGARIHPHYGVFSPVRGEYVELVVRAPLPAATLAFDIGTGTGVLAAVLAGRGVERVVATDQDPRALACAAENLERLGYGARVELQRADLFPAGRAPLVVCNPPWVPARPGSPIEYAVYDPDSRMLKGFLAGLAAHLTPGGEGWLVLSDFAEHLGLRTREALLGWIEAAGLVVLGRDDIRPVHPKSSDADDPLHRARSAELTSLWRLGARGEMAA encoded by the coding sequence GTGACCGATTATCCGACCCTTCAATTCCACGACGCGAACGGCGTCGAACGTGTGCTGCGCTGGCGCTCCGAGGCCGGCTCGCCGCCGCCGAAGCGCGTCGTGGTCGCCGACGACACGACCACGGCCGACACCGCGTACCGGCTTGCCTGCGAGGGCACGGCGCTGGTCTGGCAGGGTGACTTCCAGAACGCGCGCCAGCTGCTGCAGGCGCTCGCGCGGCGCATCGACCGGCGCGCGAGGAAGAAGGACGCGGACAACCCGGTGGACGCGTTCAACCTGCACCGGCTCGCCCAGTCGCAGCGCGCGCGCACGCTCGGCATGCTGCTGATCCCGCTCGAAGCCGATCATTCGATCGCGCTGCGCCGCGCGCCCGACCTGCGCGAGGCCTGCGTCGAGGCCTACGGCCCGGGCGGCGCGCCGTCGGTCGCCTCGCTGCGTGAGCTGCTCGGCCTGATCGGCGCGCACGAATGGCGCAAGAAGGGGGTGGAGATTCCCGCGCTCGGCGCGCGCATCCATCCGCACTACGGGGTGTTCTCGCCGGTGCGCGGCGAATACGTCGAGCTGGTCGTGCGCGCGCCGCTGCCCGCCGCGACGCTCGCGTTCGACATCGGGACCGGCACCGGCGTGCTCGCGGCGGTGCTGGCCGGGCGCGGCGTCGAGCGCGTGGTGGCCACCGACCAGGACCCGCGCGCGCTGGCCTGCGCGGCCGAGAATCTCGAACGGCTCGGCTACGGCGCGCGCGTCGAGCTGCAGCGCGCCGACCTGTTCCCGGCGGGCCGCGCGCCGCTGGTGGTCTGTAATCCGCCCTGGGTGCCGGCGCGGCCGGGTTCGCCGATCGAATACGCGGTCTACGATCCGGACAGCCGGATGCTGAAGGGCTTCCTGGCCGGGCTCGCCGCGCATCTGACGCCGGGCGGCGAGGGCTGGCTCGTGCTGTCCGATTTCGCCGAACACCTGGGGCTGCGCACGCGCGAGGCGCTGCTCGGCTGGATCGAGGCGGCCGGCCTCGTGGTGCTGGGCCGCGACGACATCCGGCCGGTCCATCCGAAGTCCAGCGACGCCGACGATCCGCTGCACCGCGCCCGTTCGGCCGAACTCACCTCGCTGTGGCGGCTCGGCGCGCGCGGCGAGATGGCGGCTTGA
- a CDS encoding class I SAM-dependent methyltransferase, whose protein sequence is MSNKTYEVRPEQSVELLKELHILTRDGKMNQDSRRKLKQVYHLYQFIEPLLENVAADRGGVTLVDHGAGKSYLGFILYDLFFKSRPAAGSHIYGIETREELVEHSTALAARLGFGAMSFENLSVADSIRSPKLPGTVDVVTALHACDTATDDAIRFALAKRARHIVLVPCCQAEVAGVLRRNKGRSLASALTEVWRHPLHTREFGSQITNVLRCLQLEAHGYQVSVTELVGWEHSMKNELIIAQYKNLPRRKPGERLGEILAMFGLAELNERFFAPEATGEAAETNA, encoded by the coding sequence ATGTCGAACAAGACCTACGAAGTCCGTCCCGAGCAATCGGTCGAGCTGCTCAAGGAGCTGCATATCCTGACGCGCGACGGCAAGATGAACCAGGACAGCCGCCGCAAGCTGAAGCAGGTCTATCACCTCTATCAGTTCATCGAGCCGCTGCTGGAAAATGTCGCCGCCGATCGCGGCGGCGTGACGCTGGTCGACCACGGTGCCGGCAAGTCCTATCTCGGCTTCATCCTCTATGACCTGTTTTTCAAGTCGCGCCCGGCGGCGGGCTCGCACATCTACGGCATCGAGACGCGCGAGGAACTGGTCGAGCACTCGACCGCGCTGGCCGCGCGGCTCGGCTTCGGCGCGATGTCGTTCGAGAACCTGTCGGTCGCCGACTCGATCCGTTCGCCGAAGCTGCCCGGGACCGTCGACGTGGTGACTGCGCTGCACGCCTGCGATACCGCCACCGACGACGCGATCCGCTTCGCGCTGGCCAAGCGCGCGCGGCACATCGTGCTGGTGCCGTGCTGCCAGGCCGAGGTGGCCGGCGTGCTGCGCCGGAACAAGGGCAGGTCGCTGGCCAGCGCGCTGACCGAGGTCTGGCGCCATCCGCTGCATACGCGCGAGTTCGGCAGCCAGATCACCAACGTGCTGCGCTGCCTGCAACTGGAGGCGCATGGCTATCAGGTCAGCGTGACGGAACTGGTCGGGTGGGAACACTCGATGAAGAACGAACTGATCATCGCGCAGTACAAGAACCTGCCGCGCCGCAAGCCGGGCGAGCGCCTGGGCGAGATCCTCGCGATGTTCGGGCTGGCCGAGCTGAACGAGCGCTTCTTCGCGCCCGAGGCGACGGGGGAAGCGGCCGAAACGAACGCCTGA
- a CDS encoding TetR/AcrR family transcriptional regulator — translation MPASSSKPAPSRRSPTAGADAHTQLLDAAEALFYQEGVRAVGVDAVVERAGVNKMSLYRQFASKDELVLAYLERKKASYFHRFDAAAARLPGDAKAQLLQLVDDLAQRARQPTYRGCPFINVAVEFPDAAHPARASVAENKQELMQRLVALATEAGARDPKLLADGLALVVEGIYAASQTYRDEHSPIGGAPRVVRMMIEAACA, via the coding sequence ATGCCTGCTTCCTCCTCCAAACCCGCGCCGTCGCGCCGTTCGCCAACCGCCGGCGCGGACGCGCACACGCAGCTGCTCGACGCGGCCGAGGCGCTGTTCTATCAGGAAGGGGTGCGCGCGGTCGGCGTGGACGCGGTGGTCGAGCGCGCCGGCGTGAACAAGATGAGCCTGTACCGGCAGTTCGCGTCGAAGGACGAACTGGTGCTTGCCTATCTCGAACGCAAGAAGGCCAGCTACTTCCACCGCTTCGACGCCGCCGCCGCGCGCCTGCCCGGCGATGCGAAGGCGCAGTTGCTGCAGCTCGTGGACGATCTGGCGCAGCGCGCGCGGCAGCCGACCTATCGCGGCTGCCCGTTCATCAACGTCGCGGTGGAGTTTCCCGATGCCGCGCATCCGGCGCGCGCGTCGGTGGCAGAGAACAAGCAGGAGCTGATGCAGCGGCTGGTCGCGCTCGCGACCGAAGCCGGCGCGCGCGACCCGAAACTGCTGGCCGACGGGCTCGCGCTGGTGGTGGAAGGGATCTACGCGGCCAGCCAGACCTATCGCGACGAACACAGCCCGATCGGCGGCGCGCCGCGCGTGGTGCGGATGATGATCGAGGCGGCCTGCGCCTGA
- a CDS encoding DUF1427 family protein, with protein sequence MIDYAVSLGVGAGVGLLYGVLNVRSPAPPLVALVGLLGMVIGEAAIRWLR encoded by the coding sequence ATGATCGACTATGCGGTGTCGCTCGGCGTCGGTGCCGGCGTGGGGCTGTTGTACGGCGTCCTGAACGTGCGCTCGCCGGCGCCGCCGCTCGTCGCGCTGGTGGGACTGCTCGGCATGGTGATCGGCGAGGCGGCGATTCGCTGGCTGCGTTGA
- a CDS encoding MFS transporter — protein sequence MNWMAAGARGRFHYGWIAAAVVFLVLLAAAGTRATPSVLMVPLEHELGWSRATISLAISINIALYGLTGPFAAAAMQRFGLRPTVLVALVVMGTGVALSSMMTATWQMVLIWGVMVGSATGVAALTLSATFVNRWFVARRGLVMGMLTASSATGQLVFLPMLAAIAQHHGWRPVVLVVAVALAVVVPLVIFLLPERPADLQLRPYGEPDDAPRAPEAAKQNPLATAFNALFDAARKRDFWLLFFSFFICGASTNGYIGSHLIAMCSDYGMSEVQGASLLAAMGVFDLIGTTLSGWLSDRYDSRVLLFWYYGLRGLSLIYLPHAFGIDFFGLPLFAVFYGLDWIATVPPTVRLATDIWGKERAPIVFGWIVAGHQLGAAFATLGAGLLRASLGTYTLASMISGGLCIVGAVIVLRIKRGRAQAVPQAA from the coding sequence ATGAACTGGATGGCAGCGGGCGCCCGGGGGCGCTTCCACTACGGCTGGATCGCGGCGGCGGTCGTGTTCCTGGTCCTGCTCGCGGCGGCCGGCACGCGCGCCACGCCGAGCGTGCTGATGGTGCCGCTCGAGCACGAACTCGGCTGGAGCCGCGCGACGATTTCGCTCGCGATCTCGATCAACATCGCGCTGTACGGCCTGACCGGGCCGTTCGCGGCGGCCGCGATGCAGCGCTTCGGGCTGCGGCCGACGGTCCTCGTCGCGCTGGTGGTGATGGGCACGGGCGTGGCGCTGTCGTCGATGATGACGGCCACCTGGCAGATGGTGCTGATCTGGGGCGTGATGGTGGGCAGCGCCACCGGCGTGGCCGCGCTGACGCTGTCGGCCACCTTCGTGAACCGCTGGTTCGTGGCGCGGCGCGGGCTCGTGATGGGCATGCTGACGGCCAGCTCGGCCACCGGGCAGCTGGTGTTCCTGCCGATGCTGGCGGCGATCGCGCAGCACCACGGCTGGCGGCCGGTGGTGCTGGTGGTGGCGGTGGCGCTCGCGGTGGTGGTGCCGCTCGTGATCTTCCTGCTGCCCGAGCGCCCGGCCGACCTGCAGCTGCGCCCCTACGGCGAGCCCGACGACGCGCCGCGCGCGCCCGAGGCCGCGAAGCAGAACCCGCTCGCCACGGCGTTCAACGCGCTGTTCGACGCGGCCCGCAAGCGCGACTTCTGGCTGCTGTTCTTCAGCTTCTTCATCTGCGGCGCGAGCACCAACGGCTACATCGGCTCGCACCTGATCGCGATGTGCAGCGACTACGGCATGAGCGAGGTGCAGGGCGCCTCGCTGCTCGCCGCGATGGGCGTGTTCGACCTGATCGGCACGACGCTGTCCGGCTGGCTCTCGGACCGTTATGACAGCCGCGTGCTGCTGTTCTGGTACTACGGGCTGCGCGGGCTGTCGCTGATCTACCTGCCGCACGCGTTCGGCATCGACTTCTTCGGGCTGCCGCTGTTCGCGGTGTTCTACGGGCTCGACTGGATCGCCACCGTGCCGCCCACCGTGCGCCTCGCCACCGACATCTGGGGCAAGGAGCGCGCGCCGATCGTGTTCGGCTGGATCGTCGCCGGCCACCAGCTCGGCGCCGCGTTCGCCACGCTCGGCGCGGGGCTGCTGCGCGCGAGCCTCGGCACCTACACGCTCGCCTCGATGATTTCGGGCGGCCTCTGCATCGTCGGCGCGGTGATCGTGCTGCGCATCAAGCGCGGCCGCGCGCAAGCGGTGCCGCAGGCAGCCTGA
- a CDS encoding DUF1415 domain-containing protein, protein MNDPHQDILAATRHWLTRAVIGLNLCPFAKSVHVKEQVRYVVSEAASLEDALDDLERELRTLDAAAPEAIDTTLLIYPRAFAGFDDFNDALHFADRLLRQLRFEGTLQIASFHPHYRFDGTDADDIENYTNRAPYPILHLLREASIDRAVEAFPDAADIYERNQATLRRLGHDGWRDWMAGGERGPETQKGGD, encoded by the coding sequence ATGAACGATCCCCATCAAGACATCCTCGCCGCCACGCGCCACTGGCTCACGCGCGCCGTCATCGGCCTGAACCTGTGCCCGTTCGCAAAGAGCGTCCACGTGAAGGAACAGGTGCGTTACGTCGTCAGCGAGGCGGCCTCGCTCGAGGACGCGCTCGACGATCTCGAACGCGAGTTGCGCACGCTCGACGCGGCCGCCCCGGAAGCGATCGACACCACGCTGCTGATCTATCCGCGCGCGTTCGCCGGGTTCGACGATTTCAACGACGCGCTCCATTTCGCCGACCGCCTGCTGCGCCAGTTGCGGTTCGAAGGCACCCTGCAGATCGCGAGCTTCCATCCGCACTACCGGTTCGACGGCACCGACGCCGACGACATCGAGAACTACACCAACCGCGCGCCCTACCCGATCCTGCATCTGCTGCGCGAGGCGAGCATCGACCGCGCGGTGGAGGCGTTTCCGGACGCCGCCGACATCTACGAGCGCAATCAGGCGACGCTGCGGCGCCTCGGCCACGACGGCTGGCGCGACTGGATGGCGGGCGGCGAACGCGGGCCGGAGACGCAGAAGGGCGGGGATTGA
- a CDS encoding transporter: MKPEMIIPTYGADTSGMVCAFRFAPDAAGVPVDAAGTGALLQPEVADGNAPREFQWLHFNLAHGASERWMRANLGLPETFYEFLREGSHSTRIEQQDGVLRAVVNDVMFSLDMEAAEVSTLWVYVDRRMMVTARLKPLRSVDTLRESVRQGERFRSPTELLIHLLRDQADVMQHIVRRASVDVDRIEDRFLSQRPTANRDQLGSMRRTMTRLQRMLAPEPGSIFRLLAKPPAWLLGADVQELRESTEEFSLVLADLAGLVERIKLLQEEITSRLDEQNNRTLFTLTLVTVIALPINIIAGFFGMNVGGVPLAENKHGFWLMVLFVALFTALAAWWAFRRRGDR; the protein is encoded by the coding sequence ATGAAACCAGAGATGATCATTCCCACCTACGGCGCCGACACGTCCGGCATGGTCTGCGCGTTCCGTTTCGCGCCGGACGCGGCCGGCGTGCCGGTCGACGCGGCCGGGACCGGCGCGCTGCTGCAGCCGGAGGTGGCCGACGGCAACGCGCCGCGCGAATTCCAGTGGCTGCACTTCAATCTCGCGCACGGCGCGAGCGAGCGCTGGATGCGCGCCAACCTCGGCCTGCCCGAGACGTTCTACGAATTCCTGCGCGAGGGTTCGCACTCGACGCGCATCGAGCAGCAGGACGGCGTGCTGCGCGCCGTCGTCAACGACGTGATGTTCAGCCTCGACATGGAGGCCGCCGAGGTCTCGACGCTGTGGGTCTACGTCGATCGCCGCATGATGGTGACCGCGCGCCTGAAGCCGCTGCGCTCGGTCGACACGCTGCGCGAGAGCGTGCGGCAGGGCGAGCGGTTCCGTTCGCCCACCGAGCTGCTGATCCACCTGCTGCGCGACCAGGCCGACGTGATGCAGCACATCGTGCGGCGCGCGAGCGTGGACGTCGATCGCATCGAGGATCGCTTCCTGTCGCAGCGCCCCACCGCGAACCGCGACCAGCTCGGCTCGATGCGCCGGACCATGACGCGCCTGCAGCGCATGCTCGCGCCCGAGCCGGGCTCGATCTTCCGGCTGCTCGCCAAGCCGCCCGCGTGGCTGCTCGGCGCCGACGTGCAGGAGCTGCGCGAATCGACCGAAGAGTTCTCGCTGGTGCTGGCCGATCTGGCCGGGCTGGTCGAGCGGATCAAGCTGCTGCAGGAAGAGATCACCTCGCGCCTCGACGAACAGAACAACCGTACGCTGTTCACGCTGACGCTGGTGACCGTGATCGCGCTGCCGATCAACATCATCGCCGGCTTCTTCGGCATGAACGTGGGCGGCGTGCCGCTCGCCGAGAACAAGCACGGCTTCTGGCTGATGGTGCTGTTCGTCGCGCTGTTCACGGCGCTCGCCGCGTGGTGGGCGTTCCGGCGGCGCGGCGATCGTTAG
- a CDS encoding LysR family transcriptional regulator yields MESVLSPHLAVFVDVVELQSFSAAARRHDVAASSISRRIDQLEAQLGVRVLHRTTHAMRPTEAGQLLYDRAKALLAGIRGLHAELHRQRDEPGGLVRIDCPAPFGRLHLMPAVAAFMRRHAAIVVELVLTDSMVDLPGERLGADVDLALRIGPVAATRFVATLLAPQRRVLCASPAYLAARGTPASLDALARHDCLAWHGSPPPGAWRFGKHRHAPAAPRFRSNHSEALLAAAVEGLGIAHLPTWLAGAALADGSLVALGIAGAAPVLEDATIHLLRQQAGGAARTLALVEFLREWFAQPPWEREAGGVERERRGDGDGSEG; encoded by the coding sequence ATGGAATCCGTTCTCTCCCCGCATCTGGCCGTGTTCGTCGACGTCGTCGAACTGCAGAGCTTCTCGGCCGCCGCGCGGCGCCACGACGTGGCCGCCTCGTCGATCTCGCGGCGCATCGATCAGCTGGAAGCGCAGCTCGGCGTGCGCGTGCTGCACCGGACCACTCACGCGATGCGGCCGACCGAGGCCGGGCAGCTGCTGTACGACCGCGCCAAGGCGCTGCTGGCCGGCATCCGCGGGCTGCATGCCGAATTGCACCGGCAGCGCGACGAGCCGGGCGGGCTGGTGCGGATCGATTGCCCGGCGCCGTTCGGGCGGCTGCACCTGATGCCGGCCGTGGCCGCGTTCATGCGGCGCCACGCGGCGATCGTGGTCGAGCTGGTGCTGACCGACAGCATGGTGGACTTGCCCGGCGAGCGGCTCGGCGCCGACGTCGATCTGGCGCTGCGGATCGGCCCGGTGGCGGCCACCCGCTTCGTCGCGACGCTGCTCGCGCCGCAGCGGCGCGTGCTGTGCGCGAGCCCGGCCTATCTGGCCGCGCGCGGCACGCCGGCGTCGCTCGACGCGCTCGCGCGCCACGACTGCCTCGCCTGGCACGGCTCGCCGCCGCCCGGCGCGTGGCGGTTCGGCAAGCATCGTCATGCGCCCGCCGCGCCGCGCTTTCGCAGCAATCATTCGGAGGCGCTGCTGGCGGCCGCCGTCGAGGGGCTCGGCATCGCGCATCTGCCGACCTGGCTGGCCGGCGCGGCGCTCGCCGACGGTTCGCTGGTCGCGCTCGGCATCGCCGGCGCGGCACCCGTGCTGGAGGACGCGACGATCCACCTGCTGCGCCAGCAGGCGGGCGGCGCCGCGCGCACGCTCGCGCTGGTCGAGTTCCTGCGCGAGTGGTTCGCGCAACCGCCCTGGGAGCGGGAGGCGGGAGGAGTGGAACGGGAGCGGCGGGGCGACGGGGACGGCAGCGAGGGATAA
- a CDS encoding Hsp70 family protein, which yields MTYCAIDFGTSNSAVALPDPANPGAMRLAPVEGEHRTLPTAIFFNNDEGSREFGRTALASYIDGFDGRLMRSMKSILGSPLAETTTDLGDGSGIAYTEVIAIFMQHLTRKAQACAGGAIERAVLGRPVFFVDDDPRADRLAEQQLAAAARSVGLKEVCFQYEPIAAAFDYESRLSAESLVLVADIGGGTSDFSLVRVGPERMARLERKDDVLAHHGVHVAGTDYDRRVELASILPAFGYRSLDPEGRELPNRIYFDLATWHLINTVYTPKRLAELKLMKHLYVDTRQFDRLVRVVDQRLGHALTARAEEAKIGVAAGGQTLIDLNDVEEDLQIAFDAARLIEASVDDTARIVEAARETVRLAGIAPREVGALYFTGGSTGLAFLSGALSAAFPDAEPVFGDRLASVATGLGIHARRLFG from the coding sequence ATGACTTATTGCGCGATCGATTTCGGCACCTCCAATTCGGCCGTCGCGTTGCCGGACCCGGCCAACCCGGGGGCGATGCGGCTCGCGCCCGTCGAGGGCGAGCACCGGACCCTGCCCACCGCGATCTTCTTCAACAACGACGAAGGCTCGCGCGAGTTCGGCCGCACCGCGCTCGCGTCCTACATCGACGGGTTCGACGGCCGGCTGATGCGCTCGATGAAGAGCATCCTCGGCTCGCCGCTCGCGGAGACCACCACCGATCTCGGCGACGGCAGCGGCATCGCCTATACCGAGGTGATCGCGATCTTCATGCAGCACCTGACGCGCAAGGCGCAGGCGTGCGCGGGCGGCGCGATCGAGCGCGCGGTGCTGGGCCGGCCGGTGTTCTTCGTCGACGACGATCCGCGCGCCGACCGGCTGGCCGAGCAGCAGCTCGCCGCGGCCGCGCGTTCGGTGGGGCTCAAGGAGGTGTGCTTCCAGTACGAGCCGATCGCGGCCGCGTTCGACTACGAGTCGCGGCTGTCGGCCGAGTCGCTGGTGCTGGTGGCCGACATCGGCGGCGGTACCTCGGACTTCTCGCTGGTGCGCGTCGGCCCCGAGCGCATGGCGCGGCTCGAGCGCAAGGACGACGTGCTGGCCCATCACGGCGTCCACGTCGCCGGCACCGACTACGACCGCCGCGTCGAACTGGCGTCGATCCTGCCCGCGTTCGGCTACCGCTCGCTCGACCCGGAAGGCCGCGAGCTGCCGAACCGGATCTACTTCGACCTGGCCACCTGGCACCTGATCAACACGGTCTACACGCCCAAGCGGCTGGCCGAGCTGAAGCTGATGAAGCACCTGTACGTGGATACGCGCCAGTTCGACCGGCTGGTGCGCGTGGTCGACCAGCGCCTCGGCCACGCGCTGACCGCGCGCGCCGAGGAGGCGAAGATCGGCGTGGCGGCCGGCGGCCAGACCCTGATCGACCTGAACGACGTGGAAGAGGACCTGCAGATCGCGTTCGATGCGGCGCGCCTGATCGAGGCCAGCGTGGACGACACGGCACGCATCGTCGAGGCCGCGCGCGAGACGGTGCGGCTGGCCGGCATCGCGCCGCGCGAGGTCGGCGCGCTCTACTTCACGGGCGGCTCGACCGGCCTGGCGTTCCTGTCGGGCGCGCTGTCGGCCGCGTTTCCCGACGCCGAGCCGGTGTTCGGCGACCGGCTCGCGAGCGTGGCGACCGGGCTCGGCATCCACGCGCGGCGGCTGTTCGGCTGA
- a CDS encoding nitroreductase family protein, whose amino-acid sequence MSVNLAPTAVPIHELLAGRWSPRAYSDQPISGEHLHAVLEAARWAPSAYNAQPWRFVVFDRSRDEAAFKKAFATLVPFNQGWNAPAPVLIAVTAHTLTSKGEPSSTALYDAGAAGMSLVLQAHALGLAAHQMSGFDPKAFREAFAVPADVEIVAMISLGHYGDAEKLDPVLRDRERAPRTRHAIGEVVYQGGWKVPFAGR is encoded by the coding sequence ATGTCCGTCAACCTTGCACCCACCGCCGTGCCGATTCACGAATTGCTTGCCGGCCGCTGGAGTCCGCGCGCCTATTCCGACCAGCCGATCAGCGGCGAGCACCTGCACGCGGTGCTCGAGGCCGCGCGCTGGGCGCCGTCCGCCTACAACGCGCAGCCGTGGCGCTTCGTCGTGTTCGACCGCTCGCGCGACGAGGCCGCGTTCAAGAAGGCGTTCGCCACGCTGGTGCCGTTCAACCAGGGCTGGAACGCGCCGGCGCCGGTGCTGATCGCGGTGACCGCGCACACGCTGACCTCGAAGGGCGAGCCGAGCAGCACGGCGCTCTACGACGCCGGCGCGGCGGGGATGTCGCTGGTGCTGCAGGCGCATGCGCTGGGCCTCGCCGCGCACCAGATGAGCGGCTTCGATCCGAAGGCGTTCCGCGAGGCGTTCGCGGTGCCGGCCGACGTGGAGATCGTCGCGATGATCTCGCTCGGCCACTACGGCGACGCCGAGAAGCTCGATCCCGTGCTGCGCGACCGCGAACGCGCGCCGCGCACGCGCCATGCGATCGGCGAGGTGGTCTATCAGGGCGGCTGGAAGGTGCCGTTCGCGGGACGCTGA
- a CDS encoding cold-shock protein, producing the protein MATGTVKWFNDAKGFGFITPEGGGDDLFAHFSEIRVDGFKTLQENQKVEFEVKTGPKGLQAANIKPL; encoded by the coding sequence ATGGCAACCGGCACCGTCAAGTGGTTCAACGACGCTAAGGGTTTTGGCTTCATCACGCCGGAAGGCGGCGGCGACGATCTGTTCGCGCACTTCTCGGAAATCCGTGTCGACGGTTTCAAGACGCTGCAAGAAAACCAGAAGGTCGAATTCGAAGTGAAGACTGGCCCGAAGGGTCTGCAAGCAGCGAACATCAAGCCGCTGTAA
- a CDS encoding quinone oxidoreductase family protein yields the protein MQRIVLATAARDIDSLVAPIHDDPSPVAHDGQLLIDVHAAGVNPSDVKAALGNMPHAVWPRTPGRDWAGVVRLGPPEWIGAQVWGSGGELGIRRDGSHAQQLLLDVAQVRRKPAALTLDEAAGVGVPFITAYEGLRRAGMPQADDVVLVFGANGKVGQAAIQLASARGARVIGVERSAGRYRGHASGVVSMIDASAGDVAEAVRALTGGHGADVVYNTVGSPYFAAANAAMAIGARQIFISTLERSVPFDIFAFYRGQHTYVGVDSLALDGAACARILDELAPAFEAGTLRPFPITADHAYPLARAHDAYRAVLGGTRERVLIKP from the coding sequence ATGCAGCGCATCGTCCTCGCCACCGCCGCCCGCGACATCGACTCGCTCGTCGCACCGATCCACGATGACCCGTCGCCCGTCGCGCATGACGGCCAGCTGCTGATCGACGTCCACGCCGCCGGTGTCAATCCGAGCGACGTGAAGGCCGCGCTCGGCAACATGCCGCACGCCGTCTGGCCGCGCACGCCGGGCCGCGACTGGGCTGGCGTGGTGCGGCTCGGCCCGCCCGAGTGGATCGGCGCGCAGGTGTGGGGCTCGGGGGGCGAGCTCGGCATCCGCCGCGACGGCTCGCATGCGCAGCAATTGCTGCTCGACGTCGCGCAGGTGCGCCGCAAGCCGGCCGCGCTGACGCTCGACGAGGCCGCCGGTGTGGGCGTGCCGTTCATCACGGCCTACGAAGGGCTGCGCCGCGCGGGCATGCCGCAGGCGGACGACGTGGTGCTGGTGTTCGGCGCGAACGGCAAGGTCGGGCAGGCGGCGATCCAGCTCGCCAGCGCGCGCGGCGCACGCGTGATCGGCGTCGAGCGCAGCGCGGGCCGCTATCGCGGCCACGCGAGCGGCGTGGTGTCGATGATCGACGCATCGGCCGGCGACGTCGCCGAGGCGGTGCGCGCGCTGACCGGCGGCCACGGCGCCGACGTGGTCTACAACACGGTGGGCAGCCCGTATTTCGCGGCGGCGAACGCGGCGATGGCGATCGGCGCGCGCCAGATCTTCATCTCGACGCTCGAGCGCAGCGTGCCGTTCGACATCTTCGCGTTCTATCGCGGCCAGCACACCTACGTGGGCGTCGACTCGCTCGCGCTCGACGGTGCCGCCTGCGCGCGCATCCTCGACGAACTCGCGCCCGCGTTCGAGGCCGGCACGCTGCGGCCGTTCCCGATCACGGCCGACCACGCCTACCCGCTCGCGCGCGCGCACGACGCCTATCGCGCGGTCCTCGGCGGCACGCGCGAACGCGTGCTGATCAAGCCGTGA